In Gimesia panareensis, the genomic window GCAGATCCGCGTCCAGGGGCAGACGCCTGGGCATGCTTGTTTCCCAGGTCTGGATCAGAGATTCAAACGCAGGTCCTCGATCTTCAGCAAACGGCGCCGTCGCGGGAGTCACAATCGATTCACAGAGCTTTTCGAACAGATCCTCATTGAGATTTTTGAGCGACAAAGCAGCAGCACTCACTTCAGTGACTTTCAGACCCAGTTTTTTTCTGATTTCAGAGGGAAGGAAATTGTGTTCGTAAGAGTCCATTTTTAAACCAGCCAGCCAGATCAACGCGATTTCCGCAGCAGAGACTCCAAGTTTTTCTGCGACGCTTTTGAGCTCACCTGGCGTCGGGAGCACGAGCTCATCCTGCTCCTGCATCGTTTCGGCCAGAGCCTTCAATTCCTTACTTTGGACATCCGGTTTCAGTTCACGGATATTCTCTACGTTGATCCCCGGAGGCTTTCCGGGCGTCTTCGCAGTCGAGTAGCGCAGAATTTCGTAAGGCAGCTGGCCGTAACGCTCGCATTCCAGTACGACAAACAGATCTTTGCCCTTCTGAATTGAATAGGCTTCGCCCGCGTTCGTTTCCACATCGATTTGTCCCCGCTGGTTTTTCGGTGCCTTTGCCGGGTAACCTTGCATCACCGCAAACTGTCCGGGCAGATCAACCAGGCCCAGTTCGCTCCAGAATTTCAGCAGTTCGAACCAGAGCACCTGAGTCGACGATTTCTCCTGCAGTTGCGACGCACTGGCCCTCCAGTAGGCTCGCCAGCTCTGGAGTCGTATTCCTTCCAGCAGCTGATACCAGATGATCTGACTTCCGGGAAGGGGCCCTGCAGGTGACTCCCCTTTCAGAAATTTCGCGACTGCTGTGAGATGTTTTGTTAACGACGTCCCTTCCTTGCTGAAACTATAATAACCAGGGCGTGGCAAATTCCAGGAGTGACTGGCGGCTTCAATTGTCTGTTCTGACGTGATCTCTGAGCCCGGGTCTTCCTGATCGACACTTGTGATAAGTTCGTCCAGTTTGTTTTTGAATCCCACGATATGTGAAGCGACTTCTCCGACGACCCCAGCCACACCGGTCACCATCCGCTCGGGTGCCTGCGGGAGGAACTTTTTGACCGCCGCAACCAGTTTGGGCATCGGTGGCATGGGAAGTTCATCATATTTCAAGGTGCGATCCTTGAGCTGTTCGGCTTTGATTTGATTCAGGTCCTGCTCTGCCTCTTCAAAAAAGGTCTGACACTGTTTCAGACTGATCTTGCGCAGTTTTCGCGACGAGGCTTCGTGCCTGGGTTGGAACAGGTGCCAGTAGGTCATCGGCAGGAGGACACACTGACCGGCAGCGTAAGGTGTCGCAAATGGTTGCAGTCGGGCGATCACCGTGCTGCCGGTAGGATCCCACAGGCAGTTCACGTCTTCACGTGTCTCTCCCATAGTAGAGACAGGCAGATAACTGTCGGTTCCCGGTTGCTTCAACAAACCAACCGGGACCTGCACTCCATGCCGACCATCCAGCAGGGGCTGGTCCCAGCGACGACCATCAATGCCTTCCCCGTAATAACTGCCATCCCCTCTCTGTACGACCTTCCATCCCAGCATACCATCCTGAGTTCCCAGCGGTGTCTCTGCACAGCCAGCGGCAGCAGGAATCAACTGGGAAAAATAGCCCACTACCTGATCCCGGTTTTCTGTTTCAAACCAGGCAGGCAGACTATCACGCAACTTCTTCCCGGTCTGTGCATCTACCTCGTAAAGCTTCCAGTTGAATTCTCCTGAGACTTCATCATATTCCTGATTGCAGCGCCAGAAACGTGTGCCATCATGGAAAAACAGGAAGCTGACAGGCGGCTTTTTATCCCCCGGATAAATGATCCGATCGCCCAGAAATACTCCGCCATCTGCACAGGGTACAGCCAGGCAGTCTCTGAAGTAAGAGAATGTATGATCGACCGAGCGGGGCTGATCCGGAGCGCTGGTCCAGTAGAAATAATAGGACCAGGACTTGTCATGGTATCCCACTGCCAGATCATCGCCAACCAGTTTAATCGAATTGACGGCACAATCTTTGGGCACATGCAGTTCCTGCTGAGTCGTCTCCCCGGTTCCCCGTACCACCCAGGCATGAGTGCCGTCATGCAGGATCACATCGGGAAACGTCAATGAGCAGTTATAATGACGGTAGGAACTCAGTGGCAGTTTGATCTCATTCTGCTCAATAGCTTCTTCCAATTCAGGCAGTCCATACTCATCGATGACCCCGGCCTGTAGCGTGCGCTGGATCACTTCCACGGGGTTGAAATCCGTCAGGCGACTGGCCAGTTCCGGAAATGTACTGAGTGTTTCCGGCCAGAGTGTTGAGATCAGGCGCAGTCTGATATCAACGAAACTGGCAGCGCCACTCAGCTCCAGTTCATCAATCATGCCCGAAAGATGCTGCCGCCAGAGCTCTTTGACTCCTGGACGATCTTTTGCCGCCTGGGGGAAATTCAGTTGATCTTCCGTCTGCACATAAGCGCCATAAACCCGTTGCCCATGGTGAGGCATCAACGCGCTATCCAGCGACTTCAGTAGAATGTCGTGAAAACGTTCATCCTGAGAGGCACAGACGATATCCTGATTCCGAAATTCGTAATCCTGCTCCTTGCACAACCAGCCCTGAAAATCAATTTCGACTCCCTCGGGAGGGTCGGCAACCGGAATCTGATTCGCCAGGGCCGCTTCCAGTACATCAACGTCAATATGCATACAATAATATCGTCGCGGCTCCGCCAGTGAGAGCGGTACATTCTCTTTACGCAGTCGCGGTATCAGTTTCTGGAACATCTCCAGAATCCGCTTTGATGCAGGTCGTTTTTCTCTCAGCAGGCGTCCAAACCAGACAGCAACCGGTTCTCCCAGTGGCGGTGCTCCCTGGTATCCATCCTCCCAGAGATATTCGAGCACGCCCCACCGATCCAGCAGGTCCAGCCAGGTATCGGTTTTGTCATTGTCGTAATAGTCGTCGGCGGGTTTCGTCAGCTGCAGCAGGCCGATCGCGAAAGCAGGACTCCGCGCTACGATCCGTTCACAATGCTTACTGCAGGACTTCCAGAACTGCTGAGAGACCCGCCCCATCGCCGGCGCTTCTACGACCGATTCCAGCCAGCCTTCAAGTTCCTCATCCGCATTCAGATCTGCCGCCTTGGCCATTTTCATGAAGTCTTTCGCCAGATTGGCCCATGGCGCCATCCCCCCACGGGTTCTCCGCGTGCATAAATCCCGGAAGATCTCAAACGCTTCTTTCGGAGGATACTGATCCTGCAGATCCGATGAATACTCGGACAGGGCCTTGCCCGCCAGACAGCCGGAAAGGGCAAACTCCAGCACCACATCTCGCCGGCGTTCTCGATCGGATTCGAGCGCATGCACACGCTCTGCTTCCAGCGATTTACTCAACGCGCGTCCGGCATAGGTCTGATTGCCCAGATCCTTGTAAGTGCGCCCCACCTCTTCCCAGTAGGGAGGCAGGAAATGCCGGGCTGAACGTCCCAGTTCCTGCGCAATTTCCGTGTAACTGTCCCAGGCATGTCCCGGCTTGGATTTCGCTCTGCGGGCGACCTTCTTCATCTGTTTGACCAGGTCGAGGGCAAAGCGGGCATTGTCCGGATCGTTGATCAGGGCCCACGCTGCAAAGCTGAGGATCCTCCGCTGCTGTACAGCGACGGGCTTTGAGACTTCGGGCGTTTCAAAGCCCAGAAAGTCCATCGCCAGGTCTTCCGCCTCGCCCAGTCGATCCGAAGCCAGCCGCACAACAGCGCGGCTGTTCAGGGCCGGATGGTGATACGTCCGGGCCACGATCGATTCCGTGGTCGCCTTGTCTGTTTTCGTCTTCGCTGGTAAAAGTCCGCCGGCTGCCAGTCTGGTTGCTACCGTGGTCATGCTGTCTCACCTTCCGTCTTTTCAACTTTGCGCTTGGCGTAGATCTGCGAAGCCATCAGCATCCCTTCGCTGAAGGTGACCGGACCGACATCCGAAATTTTCTGCGGGACCTGATCCTCATCGACGAAAATCAATTCCTCGGTACAGGTTTCTGCTTCCGGATAATCGTCTCCCACCCAGTAACGTGCTTCCAGAGGGACTTCATTCTCCCAGATCCGGTTGCAGGCATAGCCGCCACGCACCGGATATCCGAGTCGCTTACAGAGGGAAGTCGCGAAGTTCAACTGCTCAAACCGGCCTCCCTGAAAATCCATGATCCGTTTGAATTCCTGTTGCTCTTCGGTTGCAGAAAATACGGTCCGGAACAGCTGATTCACGACCTGCGAAAACTGCATATCCACGGCGATCTCGCGGAGGTCTTCCAGACCATCGATCAGAATCGGATGCGGCACCAGAATCTGGGCGGCTTTGATCCACTGCGTTTCCCCATCGCGGTCGACAATACCGATGCCTTTACTGCTCACGACATCCCGCAGTAGACCGGTCTGTTCATGATCGATCTTACCTTTCGCATCGACAGGGGTGACGACCATATTCCGCAGGGCACCCGACCAGCCCGGGTCGGCCCAGGTGGATTCCACCGCCTCGCGGGGAATCGGCAGCGAACGCAGCATCCAGAGTTCGACGCGATGCCGGCATTCGGTTTCATGCTCCGCCAGCCAGTCACAGAGAGCCAGCAACTGATCGGCCAGTTCGGTTTCTTTAAGCCACTTGGGCACGGCAGCCAGTTTTTTGCCCTTGGAATTTCGACAAACCAGCTTCCCGTTCAATATGCCCAGGCCATAATCCTTGTCCGCATCCAGCCAGGAAATCTCCGGTTCGGCTTTCGCTTTGGATTTCGTTTTCGTTGCGGTGGTCGCCATTTCGGTCTCCGCTGTAAGATGTGTGATCAGATCAGAAATGAGATAGAGGACATTATGCCATTATCTACATTCGTTGAGCAACTCACTCACACAAATTTGAATGTGGAGATCGATACATTCACAGAATCTTAAAGCGGAACATTGAGGCGGTAATCTTTTCGGATCCTCAAACCGCCGGCTGTCTGTCTGGAGCATCTTTTCCGGGAAAGAAATCCCGTTCCTCCTGAAAGTCTCCTTTAAAAGGAGGGCCGATCAGCGTTTCCCATTTCTGGCGCTGCTCGGGCGTAAGAACTTTGAGCAGATGTTCGAGCTGTTCCGGGTCATTTTCCCAATGGCGCGGCTCACGATGAGGGAAGACCATTTTCTTCGGGGGGGGCCCGCCTGGTCCCCGTTTTCGCTCGTCGCGTTCTGGCTTATGAAAATCGGGGCCCTTTCCCTTTTCCGGTGGACCGCCCCGCGGACCGTCTCCCCGCGGGCCCCCGCGAAGATGGTATTCCGATTCAATCACTCGCATCGCCATACGTTGCGCGTTTGTGAGATTCAGCGCCTGGATCACTTCCGTTTCATGTAGTGCCTGAGCTCCCTGATACCGCAGCGACAACTGCTGCAGCCGTTTCTGTTGTGGCTTGGTTAAGATCGCATTCAATCCCTCCTGCGTCAGGCGCGATTCCTCTACCCGTCGATTCTGAATGAACTGAGATTTCGAAATCTCTGAACTCGCCGAGAGATTCTTCGACTCACCGATCGTCTTATTCATCTGCGCCGAGCGCCAGTCAAACAGTTCATGAATCTTCTGGTTTTGCTCAGGTGTGATTCCCAGATCGCTGAGCACGTCGGGTTCAATCATAAGATGCATATAGCGGTCGGCCTGCAGGACAATCAGGTCTGACAGGATCTTCTCAATTCGATCCCGGGTCTCTCTTAGTTTTTCCAGCGCGGCAGGATTATCCGATTGCTCTTTGATCACAGCCTGATAGTGAGCCAGAGCAGACTCGAGCAGTTTCTTACGAAGGCTTTCATTGAACGGATTGTCTGATAATTCAAACTCGGCCAGCGCAATCATGTCGTCAGCGGCCTGCTGGGCGAGCACCAGACGCTGTTCCGCTTCGTGCGCCCGGATCGATTCCCGGTTCAGAGCTGCGCGTGTGTTACGTTCTTCCTCGGAAATTGCTGCCATCGCGACCGACAGTCCCACCATGCCCAGCAGCAGGATCACAAAGGATGAAACGACCACTGCTGGATGTCGTCTGAGCCACTTACGCCCATGATCGACATAAGTCGGACGGCGGGCGAGAATGGGTCGCTCATCCAGAAAACGCTGCAGATCTTCCGCCAGCTCAGCAGCCGACTGATATCGTTCGCCGGGAACCTTGGCCAGCGCCTTCATCACGATCGTCTCAAGTTCCACCGGAATCAGGCGATCGACCTGGCGTAATGGTTTGGGCTCATCATACAAAACATTGTGGAGCAACTGCTGATGCTCATTGGCCGCAAAGACCGGCTGCAGACAGAGCAGTTCATACAACGTCGCTCCCAGCGAATAGATATCGGTCCGCTGGTCAACCATGGCCCGTTTCCCGCTCAACTGTTCGGGGCTCATATACCGCAGCGTGCCGACAACATCACCGGTGCGGGTCACACTGGAACTCGCGGAGACCTGAGCCAGACCGAAATCGGTGATCCAGGCATTGCCTTTCACGTCAATCAGCAGATTGGCAGGCTTGATATCCCGATGCACCACTCCCGACTGGTGTGCATATTCCAGCCCGGTTGCCACCTGCGCGATGATGCGCGCAATCGTCTGATACCAGGCTTTCGCTTTCCGATGATCGGTATGCGACACGGACAGATTCACAATCTGTTTCGACTGATTCTGGCTGTCAGCTGCAGAGCCCGGTTTTTCTGTCGGTGTTTTTTCAGAATCCGAAACCGCCACCTGTGATCCACTCAGTTCCTGTTTCTGTCGCAGGAGCCATTCCGACAGCGATTCGCCCTCGATCAACTGCATCGCATAATAGTGCATGCCCCGCTCAGAACCCACGGCATACACGGGGACGATATTCGTATGATGCAGATTGGCAGCCGCCTGGGATTCAATCTGAAACCGCTGCCGCTGACATTCATCCAGCGAAGCAGCAAACGGCAACACTTTCAGCGCGACCCGCCTCCCCAGAGACAACTGGGTCGCCTCATAAACCGTCGCCATCCCTCCGCGACCGATTTCCCGAATGATTTTAAAGTCGCCCAGTGGCCGAGAGATCATTTCCGAGAGCTGGGGAGTCAGATGCTGCGACAGCGAATGCGCCAGGTCGATCCCCTCCAGACACTCGGAAATGACTTCGGATAGTTCCGGATAACGCTCAATAAAAGCTGCTTTGTCAGGGTTTTTACCGGCTTCCAGCAGCGACAGATATTCCCGGGAGATTTCGATCACACGTGAGTCTTCCGGGTCCTCACTGCGATAAATGAAGGTATTCGTCAGATTGTCTTCGGCTTGAGACACTATTGCACCTCCGGATTTGAAGTCGACAGGGTGAACTCTTTCTTGAGTCGTGCCAACCCACGTAACCACAGTTTTTCCACAGAATTCACGGTCTTCCCCATTCGTTCTGCAATCTTGGGAAACGTCAGCCCTTCCAGATGCCTGAGAATCAGGACCGACTGATAATCTTCCGGCAGTCGCGACAGGGCTTCTGAAACCAGGCGGGTCTGCTCCACCCGTGAAACCTGCTGGCTGGGGGAAGCCCCCGGATCGACCAGCATCCCCCCCAGCGAAACAGCCGACTGATCAATGCCCGCAGCCACCTGCTTCTCCAGCCGCGGATCGCGAGCCTGCGTTCCAAAATAACGCCGCACAGTATTAGCAATCGTATGCGCCAGAATGGAACGGACCCATTGAATGAACTGCGGCTCTTCGGATCCCTGAAACTGGGAGAAACTTTTATGGGCTTCCAGAAAGACTTCCTGAATGATATCCGAGACATCCAGCTTGGCCTGCAGATGACGTCCCACTTCGACCCGCGCCAGAACCTTCAGATAGGCCCGCTGTGCAGACAGAATCTGCCCCAGTGCCTGCTCGTTCCCTTCCCTGGCGCTGGCCAGTAAATCCGCGGTGGACTGGATAACGGTTTCATTTTCTGAATCAGCAGACATGTGGGCTTCTACTTTGACAGACGGGAAATTCAGATCAGCAATCGAGCACGCTCTGTGGCGGTCCTCTCTGTTTAGTCACGGAAAACCCGACAAGACCGCCACCGTTCTTCGCTTAATCTCAAGAAATTATACAAAAAATGCGGCGGTCTTCCGGGAAGTTTCGTTACTAAATTCTCAGAGACATTGTTTTCACCGGATCTGACAGAGGACAAAAGTGAGGCTTCCCATGAAAAAAGACGTGTGTTCAAACCTGTTCTATCTTATTGCCATCACTATTGTTACCTCCCCTGCTCTGGCACAGACACCTGGGCCGTCCCGGCAGCAGACATCGCAGCCTCCCACTCAATTCGGGGACAGACCTTCTTTTCCTTTTGGCCCTGGTCCGGGCGGGCCACCTGGTGGTCCCGGAGGGGAAGAACGAAAACTGGTAGAGCAGTTTGACGCAGACAAGGATGGCTCCCTGAACAACGCCGAACGGCAGCAGGCCCGGAAATTTCTCAAAGAAAATCCCCAGCAGCACAGAGGCCCCGGCGGTTTTGGTCCTCCGGGTGGATTTGGCCCTCCGGGTTCAAATTCGGATCCGCGCAGCTCTCGTGATCGGGGGCACCGGCGCGGACCACGCACCGCCAACCGTTCTGCGGCTCGACCAGGAAGGAAAATCTCTCCTGATGATGTCCCGATCATCGATGCCGAACTCTTTGATCCTGCGGTCCTGCGAACCATTTTTATCAACTTCGAAAACAAAGACTGGGAAGCGGAGCTCGAAGAGTTTCATGGCACCGATGTCGAAGTCGCCGCGACTCTGATCGTGGATCGAAAAGAATATCCCGGCTGCGGCATTCACTTCCGGGGCATGTCCAGCTACATGATGGTCCCCACCGGCTATAAACGTTCGTTGAATGTCTCCATCGATTTCCTCAACGAAGACCAGCGGCTGCTCGGTTATAAGACTCTGAATCTGAACAATAACAGCGGCGACGACAGCCTCCTCAGCACCGTACTCTACTCTCACATCGCCAACAAACACATGCCGGCTCCGAAAGCGAACCTGGTCCGTGTGGTCATCAACGGTGAAAACTGGGGCATTTACACCAACGTCCAGCAGTTCAATAAAACGTTTCTCCGCGAACACTATCCCTCTGCCAAGGGAACCCGCTGGAAGGTCAGTGGCTCCCCCCGCGGTGGTGGAGGACTCGACTATCGGGGAGACGATCCCACGCAATACGGTTATCCCTACGAAATGAAAGACGGCAAGGAAAAATCGCTCAAAAAACTGATCGAGCTCTGTCGCATTCTCGATCAAACGCCTCCTGCAGAACTGGAAGCAGCGCTCAAAGACAAGGTCGACATGGAAGAACTGCTCTGGTTCCTCGCCATCGACAACGCGTTATGCAATTCAGATGGCTACTGGATCCGGGCCAGCGATTACAGCATTTTTCTGGATAAACACGACCGGTTCCATTTCTTTCCCCATGACATGAATGAAGCTTTTCGATTCGTCCGAGGCGGGCCAGGATTTGGCCCTCCGCATGGTCCGCGCGGACGATTCGATCCCAGACAGGCAGGCGCTGGTTCCCGGGGAACAGGTTCTCCAGATGGCTTTGGCCCCCCAGGTTCATCGGGGCGACCTCCCCGGGGAGTCCCCACACAACAGCATGGCTCGGGACAGGCAAACCACAATACCAGTGGTCAACTCGATCCCCTGATCGGTCTGGACGATCCTTCCAAACCACTGCGGAGCAAAATCCTGGCAGTCCCTGCGCTACGGGATAATTATCTGCAGAAAGTTCGCACCATCGCCAATGACCTGGACTGGGATGAACTGGGGCCCGTCGTCGAACAGTATCGTCAACTCGTGCTCAAAGAAGTCAAACTGGACACGCGAAAGCTCGGATCTTTTGAGAACTTCGTCAAATTGACTGCCAGCCGGATTCCCGTCGGTACAACCGCAGCAGTCCACGGACCGGGAGGTCACGGTGCGGTCAATCTGCATCAGTTTGCCCGGGAACGGCAGAAGTATTTACTGCAGGTTACCAGCAAAAAATAGCTTCAACTGATCTCCAGTAGTGGAAAGATTATAAGGAGACCCTGTTTTGGATTTAAAACTTTTCGTTCCGGAATCCGATCCCATGCAGGTCTATCAGGCCCAGGATCGCCGCATCGAATTGAAATTTCTGCTGACTCCGGAAGTAAGCCACCAGGTTCGCAGCTGGGCCCGGGAACAGATGGATCCGGATCCGCATTGCACAACGGCCATCGGCGACAGCTATGCCATCAACACTCTTTATCTCGACACGCCGGCACTGGACATCTACCGTAAAACCCGACTGGGCGGGACGACGAAGTATCGCCTGCGTCGCTATGCAGCAGAGCCTGTACTCTGGCTGGAAACCAAAAGTAAGCGGAATAACATTGTCCAGAAAAGTCGGACTTCCATTCCGGCTGCGCAACTCCCCCTGCTGCAGCAATCAGAAGCGACAGATGACCTCTGGCCGGGAGACTGGTTTCGGCAGAGCATCCAGAAGCGTGGCTTGCACCCCAGTGCCCTGGTGCATTATCAGCGTTTTGCCCGGATAGTCCGCTATCAGAATCAGCACATCCGCCTGACGATCGACAATCAGCTCGCAGGGCAGAAATGCAGTCGCTGGGAAATTCCGGATCAACCGACCGATCGATCAGACCTCTATCAGGGAGGCGAAATCATGGAACTGAAATTTCACGACATCCTGCCTCCGCTGTTCAAACGACTGCTGCTGGAGATTCCCCTCATCTCAACCGGCTTTTCCAAATACCGTACCGCAGTGGCTTCCAACCTTTAATCCCTATCCTGAATTTCCTGCACAAGACCGTATCTCATGACAGACTGGTTCACACAAGTCACATCCTCTTCAGAGCCTGCATTCGGCACGATCATGGTGAATCTGCTGCTCTCCTGGGCCGCGGGTTGCGGTGTAGCTTATCTGGCGCGAAAACATCAGAAAACCGTCGCCGATGAAACACTGTCGGTAACCCTGGTGCTGATGTGCGTGCTGATCGCGATGGCGACACAGATCATCGGCGAAAATGTCGCTCGTGCGTTCTCCCTGGTGGGCGCTCTGTCGATCGTCCGTTTCCGGACCGCGATGCAGACGACCCAGGACGTCGCATTTGTGCTCTTTGCTGTGGTCGTCGGCATGGCCATCGGAGCCGGACAATATCTGGTCGCTTCGCTCGGCTTCGTCGTGATCGGTGCCGCTACTCACTTCCAGCCGCACTGGTCCACAGTCCATCCTGCAGAACTCAAACAGCACGCATGCATTATGCATCTACGTCTGCAGGTGGCACTGGGAGCAGATCAGATCTGGAATGAGATTCTGAATGAGCTCTGCGAAGAATATGAAAACACGGGCGCGGAAACCACTCGCAAAGGGAGCGCCTTCGCCCTGGAATACGATGTCATCCTCCGCGACAACGTCACGGCAGACGATGTCATTCTCCGCCTGGGCCGCCTGGAACAGATCGAATCGGTCCAGATCAAACGCACCCGTCGTTGATCATTTCCATCAGCACTTCATCAACATCCTCAATTCAAAAACGCCTGGCGGCATCAAGCTGTCATAGCTCAGGGAGCGTATTGTTTATAAACCTGTTTTTAGTGCTCAACGCCTGTCGGCATCACAAAAATAATCTGACATTATAACTTTTCAGAATTTCACCATTTTACTCAACGCCTGGCGGCATCAGATATCGCTCTACACTTAACAAATCTTCTTAAATGACAATCCATCAATGTGGGCTGATCAACGGAACTTTTTCTCGTGGCGGTTTCTTCAGACTGGTTGCCTGAAGAGTCCCCGTAACATAACGTGTCTCAACGGAATGGACATGGTCCACCCAGACCGGCAGGGTCAGCTCTCCCCGGGGATCCAGCAGAAATGCACTCCCCTTTAAAGACTCACTCCATTTTGATCCATTGTCGATCGTTCCTACATCATTGACCAGATGCGTACTTTCTCCGAGCGATAGTCCCCCGGAACGATTGACAAGCTCAGGCTGCGCAAGCGTGGAACAGACTCGCTGCTCCAGAGTCTGTCCACACGAATTCCGTTCTTCGGTTGAATCAACCCATAGGATCAGTTCCAGATTTGATAAGAGTTCCTGGAAATCGGGCCGCATATTTTCGGGGGCTTCCGGGCGGGGATTTTTAACGCGCCAGACTTTCCGCAGTACGACGCTTTTTGCAGGATCGTTTAAAATCACCGCCGTCACCCGACAACCAATATGACGCCTGCGGTCCCGCTCACCGGCCAGGGATAACAGGAATCCATAACAGGTCGCTGGAGGAGGAATCTGATGTGTTTCGAGATACTCCCGCGAATACCCTTTTCGAAAACAGGAAACAGGCACTGTCACATGTACGCCGATCATGTTCCTGCCTCGACTTCCAAAGCCTGCGTCATACGATTGGTCAACGAATTGCAGGCTGCCTTAACACCCACCGGTTCTATTCCCCGGTTTTGCAACTGCTGTGCCAGGGCAGACTCTCGATCACTGACGCCACAGATCAATTCTTCTGGTTTAATATCCCCTGTATCCAGACGCGTCAGCAGTTGATCGACACAGACCGATTTCCCATAATCATTCGATTCGAAACAGTACAGAATTCGCGGTGCAGGATCATGCGTCAGGCGAAACACGACCGCCTCGGGGGAAAAGTCAAACAGAAACCGTCCCTGATTTCCCGCGACCGACCCGAGATGACACAAGGCTTCGATCGCTTTCGCCGCGCGGGACTTTTCCCGCAAACTTCCAGGCGTGAGTGATATTCCAAACTGATAACGGGTCGCATGCACTTCACTTCCGTAAGGAACCGGATTCTTGTATTTATTTTTCCCCCGGGAAGCTGAGGGTGTTGCCCCGGGACTGGCCGCGTTAAAGGTGACGTCTCCGGTCCAGGGAGTCAGAGACACAGCCCGCGTCACTTCCAGCACCGCCCTGCGGACCCGGGCAGTCCCCGGGCCATCCACTTTCGCTGCCTCTGCCCGCATATAGCCCAGCAGATCATCGTCGATATAGGTCTTACCTGTTTCGGAATTCCAGCCGAGAAATTCCGGATCCTGCCACGAATTGGTACGCGACATCTCATTCCACTGGCGATTCGTTCC contains:
- the cas5 gene encoding type I-MYXAN CRISPR-associated protein Cas5/Cmx5/DevS: MIGVHVTVPVSCFRKGYSREYLETHQIPPPATCYGFLLSLAGERDRRRHIGCRVTAVILNDPAKSVVLRKVWRVKNPRPEAPENMRPDFQELLSNLELILWVDSTEERNSCGQTLEQRVCSTLAQPELVNRSGGLSLGESTHLVNDVGTIDNGSKWSESLKGSAFLLDPRGELTLPVWVDHVHSVETRYVTGTLQATSLKKPPREKVPLISPH
- the cas7i gene encoding type I-B CRISPR-associated protein Cas7/Cst2/DevR yields the protein MSLHVYANIVTPFGTAANNRAETEGNITTLQKILWMGQPHSTVSAEAIRFALRQRLAELDESGTNRQWNEMSRTNSWQDPEFLGWNSETGKTYIDDDLLGYMRAEAAKVDGPGTARVRRAVLEVTRAVSLTPWTGDVTFNAASPGATPSASRGKNKYKNPVPYGSEVHATRYQFGISLTPGSLREKSRAAKAIEALCHLGSVAGNQGRFLFDFSPEAVVFRLTHDPAPRILYCFESNDYGKSVCVDQLLTRLDTGDIKPEELICGVSDRESALAQQLQNRGIEPVGVKAACNSLTNRMTQALEVEAGT